The genome window TCATACTCACGTCTGAATATGAGTTGCATATagatatttcaagaaaaatgaagagtttgAATGATATGATGGTTGAAACTTAAAATGgtgaagaaattttgatgttcaTGGAAAATTCAAGAGTGccctattaaaattttctaaccgaTTTGTTGTTCCATGGCTCACATGGGAAGGGATAATCATATCATGATTGATTTggaatgtttttcattttgtgGATTTTGTGTTtgtggtgcaaaaattatgagaattttggaaatttgagtGTGCCCTTCATCTCTGCATACGAAACCGGCAAGGACTGATGTGGTTCGAGTTAAATGATGTTACAAAAACGGCTAGTGTAGGAGGGTTTTATTAGATAATGAAGTCTGAGATTTTACTTTTCCGTGGCTGTGCAGTTGGAGGTCTTTAGAAAGACGCTTATGCAGTCACTTCAAGAGGATGAGGAAAGTTCAGTAAGTTGTCTTCCGGATTGCTTTATTGTTTATCTCGAGCATTCCTTTCTAGGATAACGCTGAGAAGTTTAACTCTTGATTAAGTCTTGTTTTTGCTACAGGCAGGGGGTCCTCGTATCGTTGCGAAGCCAACACCATCGGGTATTCTTTTCAACTTTAGTATTCACTGAGTTGAGCTTGTTGGTCTTACTTGCGCAATTTTTCGTGCTATGCCTTATTACGGGGTGCCTTTCCATAGGGTTCTTTGTCAGATGCATAATTTGTTGATTAGAGCTTAAACATCCTTTCCCCTTATGATATAACCCTTGCTTTGTTTCAACTTCTTCAGATGATGATGTAACCTTTCCGTCAGGATCTTCTTTTATCTGCAGCCAGTATTCCAGTACGGGAAATTCTTTTGCGGAGGATCATGAGGCAGATGGTAATGCTTTGCACTCTGTTGGTTTTGGCTGGGCTGTAGATTTGATTCATAAACATGATTATTTCCATGATTAAACCATATTGCTTTGACTATTCATTTTGCCTAAAGTACCCATTGCCGACACCTGAAAAACTGAATGTTCCGTGTCGTACGCATACCTGAGTCCAAGTAACATGGCTATAAAAATCTTCTGCATTTGTGGATGCTTGCACAAGCATATGTTGGatcacaaaaaattacaaatgtttgCAACTGTGTGCACGAAAATCTGTTCTTTCCACCTTTTCTTACTCTATATGTTGTCTTTTTTTCTTACTAAGAACCATTATAATGGCAGCCTCATGTCCCGGCATACCTCAGTTGCTAGCATCACAAACAAGCACCCCTCGGCTAACTCCTCCAGGTTCCCCGCCAAGTGTTTCGGGTTCTGCATCTCCAACAAGAACATCAATGCCAGTGTCCCCTAGGAAACATTCGGTTTCATTTTCTACCTCAAGAGGCATGTTTGATGATAGGCCATCAATGTCAAGCTCTGATTCCGGATCACAGATTGGTTAGCTTCAAATCTGTTCTAGAACAAGACCTTATTTTAGAATCTAATTGCTTGTAGTGCTGGATTGCAATACTACATAAACAGCCGACATAGAATAATGTTGAACCATCTCGATAGTTGATAGGGACATTTACTCAAAGAGAATGGCATCATTGAAGTTTGATGATCATATAATGTTGCAacttggataaattttttttccataatacTGAATCCACTTTTGATGAAAGTGTCTTGAAATAGCGTAACTAATTGTGAGGAAGCTActgtgtttaatatttaacatgaCTTATTTCCGGATATGTTTCAGGACGGACTCGGGTTGATGGAAAAGAATTCTTCCGCCAAGCCAGGTAAATACATTTGTAACACGAAAGCATAAAATCGAGAGAATAAATTGTTGTGGACGCTTAAATATGCACAAGAAGTTATCTTCTGATATAGCACAAATATAGCCTGTTTTACAAGACAAACCGAGCAAATGTAATTGCAAAATTGCCTATCTCACCCCCTTGCATCTCTGTTTCATTAGGAGCCGGTTGTCTTATGAGCAGTTCGGTGCATTCCTCGCAAATGTTAAAGACTTGAATTCCCACAAGCAAACAAAAGAAGTATGCAACTCCTTGTCTGAAAATCCTCTTTTTTATTAACTTCTTTGTTTCATTTGTTTCTTGTGGCAGCATTTTCACCTCAGTTGTTTATGTGAATTATCCAGGAGACTTTGAGGAAGGCAAACGAGATTTTTGGCCCTGATAACAGAGATCTTTATGCAATATTCGAGGGTCTGATTAATCGCAACCTCCATTGAATCAACCGAAGCTAAACACTACCCTAGGTTTATAAGAATCTGTTCCACTTAGTGATTTATTTGACATTATTTGGTGTAAATTTGCCTACTAAAGCcgttatttaatatatataaccaCTGTTTGGTTGGTGagaaaaaacatagaaaagtgCATCTCAAAGGAACAAGAcagaaatttagtctttaactTCTTTGTTTCATGTTATCTGAAATATTAATGAGAATTTGTTAAGTTCGATTAGGTGGTGTATTCCACATTTTTCTCTGTTCATCATAGCTTCCTAATACAGCTGATCGCTTTTCATCACCCAATCTATCAGCAAATTGGTCATAATATGCCATGggatcaatattttttaatatttgtactAATTTCCCATGtttttcatcaatcaaaatCTGCCCATCAATGGCTTCAATACCTTCAGCAATGACTTTGATGGGCATTTCTTGCATGGTGGGTTTCAGTTTGCGTTGATCTCCAGCCATTAATATAGCTCCAAGGATTTCACCAAAGAATATATCCTGCTTTAGATAAACCCGGGATTAGAAACTGTTATTTATTGATTGCAATAGCATTTGTTACGTTCGTAATTAGAATAATAACTTTACCGTATGACGGTATCTGTGATGAGCTTGCTTCAAAGTGTATAGCCTGGACAACAGACTCTTCACAAACCGTGCTTCAGGAGTTCTTGTCAACTGCAGCCGCTTTATGGTCTCGATGAACCGACTGACTTTGCGCTGAGTGCCGAGCGGAATAAGCGTAATATTTAAGCCTGATTTGAAGACTGTTTTTGCTGCGATCGGGTCAAGGAACAGGTTTAATTCAGCATATTTATTGGAAGGAATAGTGAAGACATTTCCTTCATCAAGGCTACTTCTGCTGATATGTCCTCCTACAATATACACATTCTGCAAtttgatttgagaaaaaaaaaatcactagcTGATTTCATTACCTAAAACAACAATCTTATTGGCCAATAATACTGTCAATAACCTTTGTTACTCGAACTTAGAGAGCGAGTGCTAGATACAAGTATGTATCAGGTATGGgtcttctaatattttttataagttcTTCCATATCATATCCTGAGAGAAGCTAGAAAATTGATTTAGGGTCAAaatgaattacaaattttaagggttaaaatacaattttactatttattagtttataatttCAGAAAACTTAAAGGGtctaaataacaattttaccatattttaGGCCAAAGCCATTGATATAACTTACAAACATCCgaatatatcatatttttctttaagcCTATTACTGATATTTGTCACATACTCAAATGTGATTAGGATGATATGATTCCCTAAGGactctttaaaaatataaaaacataatcacGTATCCGTAACACGTACCTGAATGAATGAAGTTGAATTTGTTCTAGTTATAATTTTTGCTAAACTCGTCAAAGGTCCATTAGTCAATACAGTAATTTTTGATCCAAGATCCATAGTTTTCAATATTGAAGTCCAAATTTCCAGTGCCAAAGGTTGTCTTAGTTCAGGCTGATCTGTATCCCTTGGAGCTCCAAATTTTACAGAGTTTTCTGCTGTATACCTGCAATAGAAAATCAATGATGTAATTCAGTTCTAAGCTCAGTTTTCAACCGATTTAACCGACCAAACCGATCAATCAATTATCTCGGCTTTCAAAACCGATACCTTCTCGGGCTTCGTGGTAAGTCCCGAGCTAACCCGTAAAGGGTATCGGAATCCAGAAATCCTCCACTCCCATGTGGGATAGCCTTGGCATATTTACAGTCACCAACAAGATGGAAAATTTGGTCAGATTGGCTCATAGCGAATACATCTCCAAGACCAACTGGAATGTCATCACGTCCCATCATGTGCAGCAAATCATAAACGATATCGATTGCTGCTGCGTTGGCCCAACCTGTTGGACTCACTAATATTGCCTGCATAAAGAGAAATGCATTCGCTCGTCATATCTATGGTACTCAGATTCGAATCTAAATTTTAGATATGGACGAGTTagacatgatatatatatatatatattgataacaTTAACAAGGTTACCTTAAGGTTGAGTAGTTCCACAGGAACTTTGAGGAGATAAAACAAAGCCATAAAATCTCCGGCACTCATATCCATGTCGAAAACGACAGGTTTCCCTagagttttgtttttaaaatctGGTTCGTAAAAAGCTTGTCTGAAATGAGGGAATTCTGTTGTGAGATTGAACC of Gossypium raimondii isolate GPD5lz chromosome 3, ASM2569854v1, whole genome shotgun sequence contains these proteins:
- the LOC105796800 gene encoding uncharacterized protein At4g15545 isoform X2, whose translation is MLAEESDGSTSTFDLPDEILRVLPSDPFQQLDVARKLTSIALSARISLLEAETSSLQSKLAEKDQQIADLYAQIEALGASLSQTSDKLAKADEEKGSLLKDNASLTSTLKKLQRDVSKLEVFRKTLMQSLQEDEESSAGGPRIVAKPTPSDDDVTFPSGSSFICSQYSSTGNSFAEDHEADASCPGIPQLLASQTSTPRLTPPGSPPSVSGSASPTRTSMPVSPRKHSVSFSTSRGMFDDRPSMSSSDSGSQIGRTRVDGKEFFRQARSRLSYEQFGAFLANVKDLNSHKQTKELFM
- the LOC105796800 gene encoding uncharacterized protein At4g15545 isoform X1; this encodes MLAEESDGSTSTFDLPDEILRVLPSDPFQQLDVARKLTSIALSARISLLEAETSSLQSKLAEKDQQIADLYAQIEALGASLSQTSDKLAKADEEKGSLLKDNASLTSTLKKLQRDVSKLEVFRKTLMQSLQEDEESSAGGPRIVAKPTPSDDDVTFPSGSSFICSQYSSTGNSFAEDHEADASCPGIPQLLASQTSTPRLTPPGSPPSVSGSASPTRTSMPVSPRKHSVSFSTSRGMFDDRPSMSSSDSGSQIGRTRVDGKEFFRQARSRLSYEQFGAFLANVKDLNSHKQTKEETLRKANEIFGPDNRDLYAIFEGLINRNLH